The Streptococcus viridans genome includes a window with the following:
- the arcC gene encoding carbamate kinase, which produces MSRKIVVALGGNAILSSDPSAKAQQEALVETAKHLVKLIKNGDDLIVTHGNGPQVGNLLLQHLAADSEKNPAFPLDSLVAMTEGSIGYWLQNALQNALLEEGIEKDVASVVTQVVVDKNDQAFVNLSKPIGPFYSEEEAKAEAEKSGATFKEDAGRGWRKVVASPKPVDIKEINTIRTLFNAGQVVVAAGGGGIPVVKEADGSLTGVEAVIDKDFASQRLAELVEADLFIVLTGVDYVFVNYNKPDQEKLEHVNVAQLEEYIKQDQFAPGSMLPKVEAAIAFVNGRPEGKAVITSLENLGALIESESGTIIVKD; this is translated from the coding sequence ATGTCAAGAAAAATCGTCGTTGCTTTGGGAGGAAATGCCATTCTCTCATCTGATCCTTCTGCAAAAGCTCAACAAGAAGCACTTGTAGAAACAGCAAAACACTTAGTGAAATTGATTAAAAATGGGGATGACTTGATCGTCACTCACGGAAATGGTCCTCAAGTAGGAAACCTCTTGCTCCAACACTTGGCTGCAGATTCTGAAAAGAACCCAGCGTTCCCATTGGATTCATTAGTTGCTATGACCGAAGGAAGCATTGGTTACTGGCTTCAAAATGCTCTTCAAAACGCCCTTCTTGAAGAAGGCATCGAAAAAGATGTGGCTTCAGTTGTGACACAAGTCGTTGTTGATAAAAATGACCAAGCTTTCGTTAACTTGAGCAAACCAATCGGCCCATTCTACTCCGAAGAAGAAGCAAAAGCAGAAGCTGAAAAATCAGGTGCAACTTTCAAAGAAGATGCTGGTCGTGGCTGGCGTAAAGTTGTTGCTTCACCAAAACCAGTGGATATCAAAGAAATCAATACTATCCGTACCTTATTCAATGCAGGCCAAGTAGTGGTTGCAGCCGGTGGTGGCGGTATTCCAGTTGTGAAAGAAGCTGATGGTAGCTTGACTGGTGTTGAAGCTGTTATCGATAAAGACTTTGCATCCCAACGTTTGGCTGAATTGGTAGAAGCAGACCTCTTCATCGTTTTGACAGGTGTGGACTATGTCTTTGTGAACTACAACAAACCAGATCAAGAAAAATTGGAACATGTCAATGTCGCTCAATTGGAAGAGTACATCAAACAAGACCAATTTGCTCCAGGAAGCATGCTTCCTAAAGTAGAAGCTGCGATCGCCTTTGTAAACGGTCGTCCAGAAGGAAAAGCAGTCATCACTTCACTTGA